The following proteins come from a genomic window of Myroides odoratus DSM 2801:
- a CDS encoding TIGR02117 family protein, whose product MLKKIARFLKVFTLCFFTFVAVYVAVFYGLSFVPNTVVSEKRQATEDEVTIYLSTNGVHTDFVVPVVHEVIDWRTKVEQPLNRAKWLAFGWGDKGFYIDTPSWSDLRMTTALSALSGVGESAMHVTAYGAFALDENTVEVKLSTTEYQALVHYIDASFDKKEGAYQRIEVEGYHQSDAFYEARGSYSLFYTCNTWVNQGLKQINQKAALWTLHDQGILRHYK is encoded by the coding sequence ATGCTAAAAAAAATCGCACGTTTTTTAAAAGTGTTTACCCTGTGTTTCTTTACTTTTGTTGCGGTTTACGTGGCAGTTTTCTATGGATTGTCTTTCGTGCCCAATACGGTAGTAAGCGAAAAAAGACAAGCAACGGAAGATGAGGTGACTATCTATTTGTCAACCAACGGTGTACATACCGATTTTGTTGTGCCAGTCGTTCATGAGGTCATCGATTGGCGTACAAAAGTGGAGCAACCGCTAAATCGAGCCAAGTGGCTGGCTTTCGGTTGGGGAGATAAAGGATTTTATATCGATACTCCTTCCTGGAGCGATTTGCGTATGACCACCGCTTTAAGCGCATTATCAGGGGTTGGGGAATCAGCGATGCATGTGACGGCTTATGGCGCATTTGCACTAGATGAAAACACAGTAGAAGTAAAGCTGTCTACAACCGAATATCAAGCATTGGTACATTATATTGATGCGAGCTTTGACAAAAAAGAAGGAGCATATCAGCGCATTGAAGTGGAAGGATATCACCAATCAGATGCGTTTTATGAAGCTAGGGGAAGCTATAGTTTATTCTATACTTGTAACACCTGGGTAAATCAAGGATTGAAACAAATTAACCAAAAAGCAGCCTTGTGGACCTTGCATGATCAAGGAATATTGAGGCACTATAAATAA